The following are encoded together in the Lathyrus oleraceus cultivar Zhongwan6 chromosome 3, CAAS_Psat_ZW6_1.0, whole genome shotgun sequence genome:
- the LOC127131037 gene encoding plasma membrane ATPase 1, which yields MVEGTMSLDAVIKEVVDLENIPIEEVFDNLKCTKEGLTSEEVQERLDMFGYNKLEEKKESKILKFLGFMWNPLSWVMEAAALMAIAMAHGGGKRGDYQDFVGIIILLIINSTISFIEENNAGNAAAALMARLAPKAKVLRDGKWSEEDASVLVPGDIVSIKLGDIIPADARLLEGDPLKIDQSALTGESLPVTKHPGEGVYSGSTCKQGEIEVVVIATGVHTFFGKAAHLVENTTHVGHFQQVLTSIGNFCICSIAIGMIIEIIVIYGVHGYGYRNGIDNLLVLLIGGIPIAMPTVLSVTMAIGSHKLSQQGAITKRMTAIEEMAGMDVLCSDKTGTLTLNKLTVDKEMIEVFAKGVGKDLVVLMAARASRMENQDAIDCAIVSMLADPKEARAGIKEVHFLPFNPTDKRTALTYIDGAGNMHRVSKGAPEQILNLAQNKAEIERKVHAMIDKFAERGLRSLGIARQEVPEGSKESAGGPWEFVALLPLFDPPRHDSAETIRRALDLGVSVKMITGDQLAIGKETGRRLGMGTNMYPSSSLLGENKDQLGAVSIDDLIEKADGFAGKFPLHKFENALQEKSLRCLNINKLIV from the exons atggtGGAAGGGACTATGTCTCTTGATGCTGTTATAAAGGAAGTTGTTGATTTG GAGAACATTCCTATTGAGGAGGTATTTGATAATCTAAAATGCACAAAAGAAGGTTTAACCTCTGAGGAAGTACAAGAGAGGCTTGACATGTTTGGATACAATAAACTTGAAGAAAAAAAG GAAAGTAAAATACTAAAGTTTTTAGGGTTTATGTGGAATCCTTTGTCATGGGTTATGGAAGCTGCTGCTCTCATGGCCATTGCTATGGCACATGGAGGG GGAAAGCGAGGAGATTATCAAGATTTTGTTGGCATAATTATTTTGCTAATTATAAACTCAACCATAAGTTTCATAGAAGAAAATAATGCTGGTAATGCAGCTGCTGCCCTTATGGCAAGATTGGCTCCAAAAGCAA AAGTACTTCGTGACGGAAAATGGAGCGAAGAAGATGCTTCGGTATTGGTCCCTGGAGACATAGTTAGCATCAAGCTAGGGGACATCATTCCTGCCGACGCACGTCTCCTTGAAGGTGACCCTTTGAAGATTGATCAG TCTGCTCTTACCGGAGAGTCACTCCCTGTGACTAAACATCCCGGAGAAGGAGTATATTCTGGTTCAACTTGCAAGCAAGGAGAAATTGAAGTCGTAGTCATAGCAACTGGAGTTCACACATTTTTCGGAAAGGCAGCTCATCTCGTCGAAAACACAACACACGTTGGACATTTCCAACAG GTTTTGACATCTATTGGAAATTTCTGCATCTGTTCAATTGCTATTGGAATGATTATTGAAATCATTGTGATATACGGCGTCCACGGATATGGTTACAGAAACGGTATTGATAACCTTCTAGTGCTACTAATTGGAGGAATCCCTATTGCAATGCCAACTGTTCTTTCAGTTACAATGGCTATTGGCTCACATAAGTTATCTCAGCAG GGTGCTATAACAAAGAGAATGACTGCTATTGAAGAAATGGCCGGAATGGATGTGTTATGCAGTGACAAAACAGGCACATTAACTCTTAACAAGCTTACAGTGGACAAGGAAATGATTGAG GTTTTTGCCAAAGGTGTTGGCAAGGATTTGGTTGTACTTATGGCTGCAAGAGCATCAAGGATGGAGAACCAAGATGCAATTGATTGCGCAATCGTTTCAATGTTGGCAGACCCAAAGGAG GCACGAGCTGGAATAAAAGAAGTTCATTTCCTTCCGTTTAATCCAACTGATAAAAGAACTGCCCTTACATACATTGATGGTGCTGGTAATATGCACAGGGTTAGCAAAGGTGCACCAGAGCAG ATTCTCAATCTTGCACAAAACAAGGCAGAAATCGAACGGAAGGTTCATGCGATGATTGACAAGTTTGCAGAACGTGGACTTCGTTCTCTTGGGATTGCAAGACAG GAAGTACCGGAGGGAAGTAAGGAAAGTGCAGGAGGACCATGGGAGTTTGTTGCTCTTCTCCCTCTTTTTGACCCTCCGAGACATGATAGCGCAGAAACAATCAGAAGAGCTCTTGATCTTGGCGTTAGTGTCAAAATGATCACTG GTGATCAACTCGCAATAGGTAAGGAAACGGGAAGGCGTCTAGGGATGGGGACTAACATGTATCCTTCTTCATCACTGCTCGGTGAAAATAAAGATCAATTAGGTGCTGTTTCCATTGATGATCTCATTGAGAAAGCTGACGGTTTTGCTgg CAAATTCCCGCTTCACAAATTCGAAAATGCACTTCAGGAAAAGTCACTGAGATGTTTAAATATAAACAAATTGATAGTTTGA
- the LOC127127352 gene encoding PAN domain-containing protein At5g03700 isoform X2, which translates to MNLFYPLLFFVLLFFNCAVSESSVGIGHSLMVEAPLEYRIGFTVGGFLLENDQTVPKYRVALSIEAIDAKFACSLLVFLGDVKVWDSGHYSKFYVTGTCLLEFTMDGDLRLKGPNGTVGWKTGTSGQGVQNLQILRTGNLVLVDEQNNVKWQSFNFPTDVMLRGQQLDVATRLTSMRSNSTLFYSFEIENNQVSLYVNSGKLRYSYWNFQPTMNRTITYIKLGSKGLLLFDVKFKKIAQIPSQSVQPLKFLALKNESGNFGLYYYSQEKGKFEASFQALNRTCDLPNSCKPYGICTFSNTCSCIQILTNDKKVSTSADCSEGFSGGFCDGEKAEMLEIDNVSSVLKGVPESVNISREACSSLCLKDCKCAAALYFKYASDGAAECYVYRLVLGLKQVNKGLGFSYMVKVRKGIGRNHEMHNVKRWIFVVVGVFDGFIVMILVGGFGYWLFKRRSS; encoded by the exons ATGAATCTTTTTTATCCTTTACTTTTCTTTGTTCTTTTGTTCTTCAATTGTGCAGTTTCTGAGTCCAGTGTTGGTATTGGACACAGTCTTATGGTTGAAGCTCCTCTGGAGTATAGAATTGGTTTCACAGTTGGAGGTTTTCTTTTGGAGAATGATCAGACAGTACCGAAGTACCGAGTTGCATTGAGTATTGAAGCTATCGATGCGAAATTCGCATGCTCATTGTTGGTTTTTCTTGGGGATGTTAAGGTTTGGGATTCTGGTCATTATTCTAAGTTTTATGTCACTGGAACATGTTTGCTGGAGTTTACTATGGATGGTGATTTAAGGCTTAAGGGTCCTAATGGGACAGTTGGATGGAAAACTGGAACTTCAGGACAAGGTGTTCAG AACCTGCAAATACTGAGGACAGGAAATCTTGTGCTTGTTGATGAACAAAACAATGTAAAATGGCAAAGTTTCAATTTTCCAACTGATGTAATGCTAAGAGGCCAACAACTTGATGTGGCGACTCGATTAACATCTATGCGAAGCAACTCGACCTTGTTCTACTCATTCGAAATCGAGAACAACCAGGTTTCCTTGTATGTTAACTCTGGTAAGTTGAGGTATTCTTATTGGAACTTTCAACCTACCATGAATAGAACTATCACATATATTAAGCTGGGTTCAAAAGGGTTGTTATTGTTCGATGTAAAGTTCAAGAAAATCGCGCAAATCCCGTCTCAAAGTGTTCAACCTTTGAAATTCTTAGCATTGAAGAATGAATCAGGAAACTTTGGTCTTTATTACTATTCACAAGAGAAAGGAAAATTTGAGGCTTCTTTTCAAGCACTTAACAGAACATGTGACCTTCCAAATTCTTGTAAACCTTATGGTATATGTACATTTTCCAACACATGTTCATGTATTCAGATTTTGACAAATGACAAAAAGGTTAGTACTAGTGCTGATTGTAGCGAAGGATTTTCCGGAGGGTTTTGCGATGGTGAAAAGGCGGAGATGTTAGAAATTGACAATGTAAGTAGTGTGCTAAAGGGTGTTCCTGAATCGGTTAATATTAGCCGAGAAGCGTGTTCGAGTTTATGCTTGAAGGATTGTAAATGTGCTGCGGCGTTGTATTTTAAGTACGCGAGCGATGGAGCCGCGGAATGTTATGTTTATAGATTAGTACTTGGTCTCAAACAGGTGAATAAAGGTTTAGGATTTAGTTATATGGTTAAGGTTCGAAAGGGAATTGGTAGAAATCATGAGATGCATAATGTGAAAAGATGGATATTTGTAGTTGTAGGTGTTTTTGATGGTTTTATAGTTATGATTCTTGTTGGAGGTTTTGGTTATTGGTTGTTCAAAAGGAGAAGTTCATGA
- the LOC127127352 gene encoding PAN domain-containing protein At5g03700 isoform X1: MNLFYPLLFFVLLFFNCAVSESSVGIGHSLMVEAPLEYRIGFTVGGFLLENDQTVPKYRVALSIEAIDAKFACSLLVFLGDVKVWDSGHYSKFYVTGTCLLEFTMDGDLRLKGPNGTVGWKTGTSGQGVQQNLQILRTGNLVLVDEQNNVKWQSFNFPTDVMLRGQQLDVATRLTSMRSNSTLFYSFEIENNQVSLYVNSGKLRYSYWNFQPTMNRTITYIKLGSKGLLLFDVKFKKIAQIPSQSVQPLKFLALKNESGNFGLYYYSQEKGKFEASFQALNRTCDLPNSCKPYGICTFSNTCSCIQILTNDKKVSTSADCSEGFSGGFCDGEKAEMLEIDNVSSVLKGVPESVNISREACSSLCLKDCKCAAALYFKYASDGAAECYVYRLVLGLKQVNKGLGFSYMVKVRKGIGRNHEMHNVKRWIFVVVGVFDGFIVMILVGGFGYWLFKRRSS, from the exons ATGAATCTTTTTTATCCTTTACTTTTCTTTGTTCTTTTGTTCTTCAATTGTGCAGTTTCTGAGTCCAGTGTTGGTATTGGACACAGTCTTATGGTTGAAGCTCCTCTGGAGTATAGAATTGGTTTCACAGTTGGAGGTTTTCTTTTGGAGAATGATCAGACAGTACCGAAGTACCGAGTTGCATTGAGTATTGAAGCTATCGATGCGAAATTCGCATGCTCATTGTTGGTTTTTCTTGGGGATGTTAAGGTTTGGGATTCTGGTCATTATTCTAAGTTTTATGTCACTGGAACATGTTTGCTGGAGTTTACTATGGATGGTGATTTAAGGCTTAAGGGTCCTAATGGGACAGTTGGATGGAAAACTGGAACTTCAGGACAAGGTGTTCAG CAGAACCTGCAAATACTGAGGACAGGAAATCTTGTGCTTGTTGATGAACAAAACAATGTAAAATGGCAAAGTTTCAATTTTCCAACTGATGTAATGCTAAGAGGCCAACAACTTGATGTGGCGACTCGATTAACATCTATGCGAAGCAACTCGACCTTGTTCTACTCATTCGAAATCGAGAACAACCAGGTTTCCTTGTATGTTAACTCTGGTAAGTTGAGGTATTCTTATTGGAACTTTCAACCTACCATGAATAGAACTATCACATATATTAAGCTGGGTTCAAAAGGGTTGTTATTGTTCGATGTAAAGTTCAAGAAAATCGCGCAAATCCCGTCTCAAAGTGTTCAACCTTTGAAATTCTTAGCATTGAAGAATGAATCAGGAAACTTTGGTCTTTATTACTATTCACAAGAGAAAGGAAAATTTGAGGCTTCTTTTCAAGCACTTAACAGAACATGTGACCTTCCAAATTCTTGTAAACCTTATGGTATATGTACATTTTCCAACACATGTTCATGTATTCAGATTTTGACAAATGACAAAAAGGTTAGTACTAGTGCTGATTGTAGCGAAGGATTTTCCGGAGGGTTTTGCGATGGTGAAAAGGCGGAGATGTTAGAAATTGACAATGTAAGTAGTGTGCTAAAGGGTGTTCCTGAATCGGTTAATATTAGCCGAGAAGCGTGTTCGAGTTTATGCTTGAAGGATTGTAAATGTGCTGCGGCGTTGTATTTTAAGTACGCGAGCGATGGAGCCGCGGAATGTTATGTTTATAGATTAGTACTTGGTCTCAAACAGGTGAATAAAGGTTTAGGATTTAGTTATATGGTTAAGGTTCGAAAGGGAATTGGTAGAAATCATGAGATGCATAATGTGAAAAGATGGATATTTGTAGTTGTAGGTGTTTTTGATGGTTTTATAGTTATGATTCTTGTTGGAGGTTTTGGTTATTGGTTGTTCAAAAGGAGAAGTTCATGA